One Malaclemys terrapin pileata isolate rMalTer1 chromosome 7, rMalTer1.hap1, whole genome shotgun sequence genomic region harbors:
- the LOC128841347 gene encoding SRRM2 protein homolog rsr-2-like, whose product MMERGHNRDSEQCRVKVKELRQAYQKTKEANGRSGSEPRTCRYYAELHAILGGAATTTPPLFVDSGSGIVSTPEDSADGVEEEEEEEDELAESTQHSILPNSQDLFITLTEVPSQASQASTQDSDPMEGTSAAANSSSLPPPSRRLSQIRRRKKKTREDMFSEIMQSSRSDRAHLNEWKETVSKYRKEVSEREERRDQREERRDQREERRDDRDERWRQEDQRMKDATLGLLRHLVEVQERLLENRLPLQPLFHPPPSPCSVSSSPRRVRTRGGRLRTPSHSTPVDSPSKRLSFF is encoded by the exons atgatggagagaggccacaatagggactctgagcagtgccgcgtgaaggtcaaggagctcagacaagcctatcaaaaaacaaaggaggcaaacggtcgctccgggtcagagccgcggacatgccgctactacgccgagctgcatgcaattctagggggggctgccaccactaccccacctttgttcgtggattctgggtcggggatagtctcgacgcctgaggattctgccgatggggtagaggaggaggaggaggaggaggatgagcttgcagagagcacacagcactccattctccccaacagccaggatctttttatcaccctgactgaagtaccctcccaagcctcccaagccagtacccaagactctgaccccatggaagggacctcag cagctgcaaattcctcaagcctccctcctccatcccgaaggttatcacagataaggcgtcgtaagaagaagacgcgggaggacatgttttctgaaattatgcaatccagcaggagtgacagagctcatctgaatgagtggaaggaaacagtttcaaagtataggaaagaagtcagtgaacgtgaggagaggagggaccaacgtgaggagaggagggaccaacgtgaggagaggagagacgatcgagatgagagatggcggcaggaagaccagaggatgaaggatgcaacgctggggctgctccggcatctggtggaggttcaggaacggctgctggaaaacagactgccgcttcagcccctgttccaccctcccccctccccatgttccgtatcctcctcacccagacgtgtaagaacgcggggggggaggctccgtacaccttcccattccaccccagtagacagcccaagcaaaaggctgtcatttttttaa